One genomic window of Globicephala melas chromosome 8, mGloMel1.2, whole genome shotgun sequence includes the following:
- the OR10A3 gene encoding LOW QUALITY PROTEIN: olfactory receptor 10A3 (The sequence of the model RefSeq protein was modified relative to this genomic sequence to represent the inferred CDS: deleted 3 bases in 2 codons) gives MKRQNQSSVVEFILSGFSNFPELQGQLFGVFLVDYLVTLMGNAIIIVIISLEQSLYVPMYLFLLNLSVVHVSFSAVIMPEMLVALSNEKSMITFADCFAQTYFILLFGGTECFLLGAMAYDQFAAICRPLSYPMIMNKRVFVKLVIFSWVSGIMVATVQTSWVFSFPFCGPNEINHLFCETPPRLELACADILLFEIYAFTGALLIVMLPFLLILLSYIRILFAILKMSSTTGRQKAFSTCASHLMSVTLFCGTASMTYLQPTSGYSPETKKLMSLSYSLLTPLLNPLIYSLRNSELKRALMKLWLRKVDLYAF, from the exons atgaaaaggcaaaaccaaAGCTCTGTGGTTGAATTCATCCTCTCGGGCTTTTCTAATTTTCCTGAACTCCAAGGGCagctctttggggttttcttggtTGATTACCTGGTGACTCTGATGGGAAATGCCATCATTATAGTCATCATTTCCCTGGAACAGAGCTTATACGTTCCCATGTATTTGTTTCTCCTGAACTTGTCTGTGGTGCATGTGAGTTTCAGTGCAGTCATTATGCCTGAAATGCTGGTGGCCCTCTCcaatgaa aaaagtatgatCACCTTTGCAGACTGTTTTGCACAGAcgtatttcattcttctttttggtGGGACCGAATGTTTTCTCCTGGGGGCAATGGCTTATGACCAATTTGCTGCAATCTGCCGTCCTCTGAGCTACCCAATGATTATGAATAAAAGGGTTTTCGTGAAATTAGTTATATTCTCATGGGTCTCAGGGATCATGGTGGCTACTGTGCAGACCTCATGGGTTTTTAGTTTTCCCTTCTGTGGCCCCAATGAAATTAATCATCTCTTCTGTGAGACTCCCCCAAGGCTAGAGCTTGCATGTGCAGACATCCTTTTATTTGAAATCTATGCATTCACTGGCGCCCTTTTGATTGTTATGCTTCCTTTCTTGTTGATACTCCTGTCTTACATTCGAATCCTCTTTGCCATCCTGAAGATGTCATCAACCACTGGGAGGCAAAAGGCCTTCTCCACCTGTGCCTCCCATCTCATGTCTGTTACCCTCTTCTGTGGCACAGCCAGTATGACTTACTTACAACCCACATCTGGCTACTCCCCAGAAACCAAGAAGCTGATGTCCTTGTCTTACTCACTT TTAACGCCTCTGCTGAATCCACTGATCTACAGTTTGAGAAACAGTGAGCTGAAAAGAgctttgatgaaattatggctaaGAAAAGTAGATTTATATGCATTCTGA